A genomic stretch from Falco cherrug isolate bFalChe1 chromosome 3, bFalChe1.pri, whole genome shotgun sequence includes:
- the LOC102059236 gene encoding cytochrome c oxidase subunit 6B1 has product MAEDIKAKLERYKTAPFDSRFPNQNQTRNCWQNYLDFHRCQKAMAAKGADASPCQWYQRVYRSLCPTSWVTTWDEYREEGTFPGKI; this is encoded by the exons ATGGCGGAGGACATCAAGGCCAAGCTGGAGCGTTACAAGACGGCTCCTTTCGACAGCCGTTTCCCCAACCAGAACCAGACGCGCAACTGCTGGCAGAACTACCTGG ATTTCCACCGGTGCCAGAAGGCGATGGCGGCCAAAGGGGCAGACGCCAGCCCCTGCCAGTGGTACCAGCGGGTCTACAGGTCCTTGTGTCCCACCTCCTGG gtgaCCACGTGGGACGAGTACCGCGAGGAGGGGACCTTCCCCGGCAAAATCTGA
- the LOC102058894 gene encoding LOW QUALITY PROTEIN: rRNA 2'-O-methyltransferase fibrillarin (The sequence of the model RefSeq protein was modified relative to this genomic sequence to represent the inferred CDS: inserted 3 bases in 3 codons; deleted 1 base in 1 codon), with protein MALEGLGSAPGGGGGGRGGFRGGRGGSFPAPLGAGSAGRGRGGRPGGGGVGGRGGGRGGRGGFKGGKKVTVEPHRHEGVFICRGREDALVTRNXVPGESVYGEKRIADGDTKVEYRAWNPFRSKLAAAILGGIDQIHIRPGTKVLYLGAASGTTVSHVSDIVGPEGLVYAGRVLPPLSRDLINVAKKRTNVIPVIEDARHPHKYRMLIGMVDVIFADVAQPDQTRIVALNAHNFLRNGGHFVISIKANCIDSTAAPEAVFAGEVRKMTAEQMKPQEQLTXEPYERDHAXVVGVYRPPPKQK; from the exons ATGGCGCTGGAGGGACTG GGTTCAGCccccggggggggcggcggcggccgcggcggcttCCGGGGGGGCCGAG GTGGCAGTTTTCCAGCCCCGCTGGGGGCGGGCTCCGCAgggcgggggaggggcggccggcccggggggggaggggtgggggggaggggcggggggaggggcggccGCGGTGGCTTCAAGGGTGGCAAGAAAGTGACGGTGGAGCCACATCGGCACGAAG GCGTGTTCATCTGCCGAGGCCGTGAGGATGCGCTGGTGACACGGA TGGTGCCGGGGGAGTCAGTGTACGGGGAGAAACGGATCGC ggacgGTGACACCAAGGTGGAGTACCGCGCCTGGAACCCCTTCCGCTCCAAGTTGGCAGCCGCCATCTTGGGTGGCATCGACCAGATCCACATCCGGCCGGGGACCAAGGTCCTGTACCTGGGCGCCGCCTCGGGGACAACAGTGTCCCACGTCTCCGACATCGTGGGGCCG GAGGGGCTGGTTTATGCCGGTCGAGTTCTCCCACCGCTCAGCCGGGACCTCATCAACGTGGCCAAGAAACGCACCAACGTCATCCCGGTCATTGAGGACGCCCGGCACCCCCACAAGTACCGAATGCTCATCG gcatGGTGGATGTGATCTTCGCTGACGTGGCACAGCCCGACCAGACGCGCATCGTGGCCCTCAACGCCCACAACTTCCTGCGCAACGGTGGCCACTTTGTCATCTCCATCAAG gcgAACTGCATCGACTCGACGGCG GCGCCCGAGGCAGTGTTCGCGGGCGAGGTGAGGAAGATGACAGCTGAGCAGATGAAGCCGCAGGAGCAGCTGA CTGAGCCCTATGAGAGGGACCACG GTGTGGTGGGGGTCTACAG gccCCCCCCCAAGCAGAAGTGA